One window of the Sparus aurata chromosome 17, fSpaAur1.1, whole genome shotgun sequence genome contains the following:
- the LOC115566713 gene encoding INO80 complex subunit C-like, translated as MASQVPITVRAPPTAASSAALRGKKRPGSPAVCAAPLAAGSSSSSKKKKGPLTAPATTQTQTQAAAVEPVAEVKAVGTADSAPTVATESTAKPPPFKDPTFMHSGIGGAAAGKKNRTWKNLKQILALERTLPWKLSDPNYYSIDAPPSLKPTKKYSDISGLPANYTDPQTKLRFTSSEEFSYIRLLPTDVVTGYLALRKATCIVP; from the exons ATGGCATCTCAGGTCCCCATAACCGTCAGAGCACCGCCGACAGCCGCCAGCTCTGCCGCTCTCCGGGGGAAGAAACGTCCCGGCAGTCCGGCTGTTTGTGCCGCTCCGCTGGCTGccgggagcagcagcagcagcaaaaagaagaaaggaccGCTGACAGCTCCAGcgacaacacagacacagacacag gcagcagcagtggagccGGTGGCTGAGGTGAAGGCGGTGGGAACAGCTGACAGCGCTCCGACCGTCGCCACAGAGTCCACAGCAAAGCCTCCGCCGTTCAAAGACCCCACGTTCATG CATTCTGGGATCggcggagcagcagcaggtaaaaAGAACAGGACCTGGAAGAATCTCAAACAGATCCTGGCTTTGGAGCGGACTTTACCCTGGAAGCTCAGTGATCCCAACT ACTACAGCATTGACGCCCCTCCCTCCTTGAAGCCAACCAAGAAATACTCTGACATCTCTGGGCTTCCT GCGAACTACACAGACCCTCAGACGAAACTACGCTTCACATCCTCTGAGGAGTTCTCCTACATCCGCCTCCTCCCCACCGATGTCGTTACGGGCTATCTAGCTCTGCGAAAGGCGACTTGCATCGTACCCTGA